From the Xyrauchen texanus isolate HMW12.3.18 chromosome 37, RBS_HiC_50CHRs, whole genome shotgun sequence genome, one window contains:
- the LOC127631034 gene encoding activator of basal transcription 1-like gives MALLEKTEVKTDQDTQATITDEELNYPKPEEDGSGGGECDSDGDDVEDEEAELDKDADQEMKSENGDETLQLETNKEDGLEKPKDHCVIRKKKKAGSNSSSFTEGWVEFRDKRIAKRVAASLHNTPMANRKRSRFSSDLWFQWCHLSERLAYEQTVYHQRMRTEIFQAKRETNFYLASVEKSQNMAKLKKKREKKGEVVEEKTWDFKQRPTEEEIQMKRLKSKGLSKKSLQKAQEKSKAIQDKAQSNVSLLAKIFNSGRAQNG, from the exons ATGGCTCTGCTGGAAAAGACTGAAGTTAAAACAGACCAAGACACACAAGCCACAATCACTGATGAAGAGTTAAATTACCCTAAACCTGAGGAGGATGGTAGTGGTGGTGGTGAATGTGATAGTGATGGTGATGATGTTGAGGATGAGGAAGCAGAGCTTGATAAAGATGCTGACCAGGAAAtgaaaagtgaaaatggagatgaAACTCTACAACTGGAGACTAATAAAGAAGATGGCCTTGAGAAACCAAAAG ATCATTGTGTtataaggaagaaaaaaaaggcagGAAGTAATTCATCCAGTTTCACCGAGGGTTGGGTGGAGTTCCGAGACAAACGGATCGCTAAGAGAGTCGCGGCCAGTCTGCACAACACACCCATGGCCAACAGGAAGAGGAGCCGTTTCAGTAGTGACCTGTG GTTCCAGTGGTGTCATCTCAGCGAGCGATTGGCTTATGAGCAGACCGTCTATCACCAGCGTATGAGGACAGAAATCTTCCAGGCAAAGAGGGAGACGAACTTCTACCTGGCTAGTGTGGAGAAGAGCCAGAACATGGCGAAACTCAAGAAGAAGAGGGAGAAGAAGGGCGAGGTTGTGGAGGAGAAGACCTGGGACTTCAAACAGCGTCCTACAGAAGAAGAGATCCAGATGAAACGGTTGAAGAGTAAAGGATTATCCAAGAAGAGTCTCCAGAAGGCTCAAGAGAAGAGCAAAGCCATCCAGGATAAAGCTCAATCGAACGTTTCCCTGTTGGCTAAGATCTTCAACAGTGGCAGGGCCCAGAACGGATGA